ATTAACGAAAACCGCAGCCGTTACATAGATTTGGGGGGCTGATTGGTAAGTGTTGTGGCTTTTATTTTTTAGCTTTAGAATAATAGCTGTAGATTTATTTGCTGTAAATATTTATGTTGTAGTTTTGTAAAGTATTATTTTTTGCTTTAGGAATGAAGTTCTCTACAGCCCTTTTTTAATTTCTAGAAATATTTTTGATGTATTTTTTTTAAGAAAGAAAAGCATGATTGGTTGACATGTATGATTTTAAACTAAATTTTGGCTTTCTAAAGCATCTACAGCTTCAACCAATCATCTTCTTGATCGGATTTTGTGCGAAGGGGTACAATGACTCTGATCTCCGACATCGTCTTGGAAAAAACCCTTAAAAATTCTAGGCCAGTTTGAGGAAAACATCAAAGGCCCACAGAATAATACAATTTCCAATCAGAAAGAATTTCCTTGCAACACAAAATTCAGTGAGAGAATAGTTTCAGAGGAACATGCCAGGTGTCAATAAAAGTTTTATGCTAAAAAATGATGTGGATGGATGTGGATAGAACATAATCTAACTTTATTATTATAGCTAGATAGACAACCAAGTTTTGATGATGGCATTTCATCGGAATAAACATTTTACTATTAATAATATTTTCATTTTATTAATTTTAAACACTAAAAACTAAAATCTAAAACAACCATTCAAGTTTTTCAAAAAAACTAAAATCTACTACAAAATAAAAAACCAATAATTGAAAACCAAAATCTAAAAATCAAAATCCAAAATCTAAAAACCAGCAAAACAATCACCACCTAAATATATCTCTGATTTCTTCTTTTTTTTGACATCATATGTCTCTCATTTCATAGTTTTAAATTTGTCTATATTTAATAGAAATTCATTGTGCAGTCCATATTGTCTTTGAACGGGGGATACATGGTCTCTAGCTGATATGGGGCAGATGAGGCAAATCGTTTGGATAGTTTCATCAAAGTTTGGACTACTTTTAAATAGTAACCAGCATATATGCTTTTAAACTATATTTTATTGTTGTTAAAAAAACTATATTTTATTGAATGGATTAAGACAACAAGCTATGATCCATAGATACTTTTTTCCTTATGTGAAAAGATGTTAGGGCTATTTCTACAAAAACATCAAAGGCGTCATACCGAAGCTGAGCTTCACCATGTGGACTGCAAATTATGATAGACTACCGACGAGGGCAAGACTGGCAGCGTGGGGAATGGCGATCTCGCCTCTATGCCCTTTTTGCTCCAATTATGAAGAATCAAGAGATCATCTGTTTCTAGGCTGCGAGTACAGCAAAGAAGTGTGGGGAGGGGTGTTCGCAAGATGCCATCCACCGTCACATACGTTTACCAACTGGGCAGAGCTGTTATCTTGGATTAGAGGTGCGCCACCAAAGCTCATTCTCCTTAGGAAACTGGCGACTCAATCCACTGTCTATCACTTATGGAAGCAGAGAAATAATCTGATCCATAACCAGACATCTGTCCCTGCTGCAACTGTCTTCCATGCTATTGACAAAGAGATTCGCAACATCATCTCAACAAGGAGACACAGAAAGCACTTCGACAAACTCATGATTTTGTGGTTGAGATAAGACAGATCTCTTGTTGTTTGAACTTGTGTCCTATCTTGTTTTTTATTTCTTTTATCCAAGATGACACAAACATAAAATTCTACTTTGTATTATCTTTTATGATATTTACAGTTTAGCAAAAAAAAAAAAAAAAAAAAAAAAAAGAGAAACAATCATGCTATGATTCCAGTGTAGGCCTGCTCTATTTAGTAGAGAGACTGAGCCGGTTAGGCCCACCCAACATCTACAACCACTTTTATTTCTCGAATATCTGCAATCATATTTACTTGTTTTATATTTGGCCTATTTCTCAAAGAGAAACATTCATATCTCCCTAAGTTGATCGTTTGTTCATACTGAACAATCAAGATAGAGAGATAAAACAAACAAAGATTTAAATTTATTTCATTTTTTTTCTTTCTCTTTATGCTTTGTGGCGAACGAAAAGGTTTGGTTTGTCTTTAGCCTAACAACTAACAAGTAGAGATACGTGGCCTTCAAAGTGTCACTCAATTTCTGCCATTGATGATTAAAACAAGTAAAAAACTTCACAGTTTTCTT
This genomic interval from Brassica oleracea var. oleracea cultivar TO1000 chromosome C2, BOL, whole genome shotgun sequence contains the following:
- the LOC106324239 gene encoding uncharacterized protein LOC106324239, which translates into the protein MAISPLCPFCSNYEESRDHLFLGCEYSKEVWGGVFARCHPPSHTFTNWAELLSWIRGAPPKLILLRKLATQSTVYHLWKQRNNLIHNQTSVPAATVFHAIDKEIRNIISTRRHRKHFDKLMILWLR